The genomic window AGGTTCGGTTCGACGTTCGGTTCGGTCTTGCCGTCGGCTTTGACTTCGGCGCGAGCCCGCTCGGAGGGCTGATTCTCGACCGCCTTGCTTTCCTCGATCTTGCCCTTCACCTGCGCCGCAGCTGCCGCTAATGCGGCGATCTCTTCCGCGGTCACATCCTTGGGCAAGCCCTCCGGGGCCAGCGCACTCACGTCGACTCGGGTTGCTTCTGCCTTGGCCGCGCGCAGCTCGGTAGTGCTTTTGCGCTCGACCACGGTGCGCAAATCCTTATTCATGGCGTTATAAATGTCAGCATCATCGCCATCGTTTTGCGCGGAGTTTTCTTTCTTCTTCGGAAATTGGATGCGGTTCTTCCAGCCTGAATCTTCGTCGATAGCTACGGTCTTGTCATAGCGGCCTTCGTCGAGCGCGGCGGTTACGCGGGCGAAGCGTCCTGGCTTCGCAGTCTCTGCGCGGGGCACAATCTTGTCTTCCAGTTTGCTCAGAGCGCTGAGTAATTCGCTGGCTTCGAAGGGTTTTACGATGAAGGCGTCGGCCCGCACCCGCTTGGCTTCTTCGGGCTTGAAGGGCTCGAGTTTCCCTACTGTAAGCAGAACGGGAACGCGCGAAGTCTCGTTCGCCTCTTTCAGCCGCTGGCAAACTTCGAGTCCGCTGTAGCCGGGCATGTAGACGTCGAGCACGATGAGGTCGGGCTTCTGCTCGGCGATCTTTTTCAGCGCGGCGGAGCCGTTGTTGACCGTAACGACTTCATATCCCGCATCCGCGAGGATCTTCCGCCCCATATTTTGAGCGGTCACACTGTCATCCGCGAGCAATATCTTCCTGGCCAAGGGTTTCCTCTAGTGCGGGGAGATAACGCGAAGGTAACCCGAGCCACACCCTAAGTCAATGATCCAGAAGGGAAGTAACCGGTTACCAGTGGCCAACACCTAGTAGAGCCGTCAGGCGGCAGGCCTGGTCTTCGAGTCTTCGGTCTGGGTTTCTGCCTGACGCCTAGCGCCCGCTTTTAGAATGGAACCAGCTTTTTCAACCCTTTCTTCTTCTTTTTCTTGCTGGTGGAGAGATCTTCGTCGCTGGCCGGAGCCGAGTTGTCGGCGCTGGCCGTGGCCGTGGAGGATGATGACGCTTGGCCTTGTTGAATTTCGTTGACCTGCGGTGGCGGGGGGAGCGCCTGGTCGCTGGCGCTGTCGGTCGGTTTCAGTTCGTTGGGATCGGCAGGGACATTTGGCTTCAGTTCGTTGGGATCAGGAGTTGCCGGAGGAGCGGTTGTGCCTGCCGTTCCAAAGGGCGTTGTATTCGGAGCAGCCGTGTCCGATGGGGGCGCGGTTGCACCACCGTTGGGATTGATGATGTCCACTCCCACGCTTCCCTTTTCCGGCATGCCCATCAGATGTGCCGCTCCCTGGGTCTCATCCTTGATAAGGGTATTTGCAGCCACAGGTTCGGGATCGGCCAACGAGGGTTCGCCCGTCTTGGAGGCCGCAGAAACGTCTGGCCCTTTCTTGACGAGTCCCATTAACATCTGAATTTTGGTGGACTCACTGCGACTCTCGATTTCCTTCCGGTTCTGCGCGACCGCCGCTTTCGTTGGCCGGGGAATCGGCTGGTGCAGCGCGGCGAGACGTTTCCTGGCGTCGTCGGAGCGATCCATTAGCGGATAACGGGTCAGGATGGTCTTGTAATTGGTGGCGGCTTTCTCGGTAAACTCCTGGATGTAGGCGCCCTTTACCTTTTCCCCAGCGCAACCGCGCGGCAGGCCGTGAGCGTCACAAGCGGGAGCATTTCGCAAGCGCGTGATCTGCCCCTCGTAGTCCTGTCCCAGGAGGAACAGCGCCTCATCGGCGCGGCTGTAGAGCGGATACTTTTCCACCAGCGATTGCAGGCGTGCGATCGACGCCGGATAGGACTCGCGGAGATTGTAAAAGCGTCCGATTTCAAATTCGCGTTCGGCCAGCACTTCCTGCACTTCCAGCAGGCGCTGCTTGGCCTCGGGTACGAGTTTGTTGTCGGGATATTGCAGAATCAGCTTACGATATTCATCCTCGGCGCGCTTGGCGTTGGTGTAGTCGCGATCTGCCTTCTCCATCTGCTGGTAATGGATGTTGGCGATTTTGAGCTGCGCTTCGGCCGCTTCCGGCATGTTGGGGAAGAAGATCTGAAAATCGTTGTACTCCTGTTCGGCCTGGGCGAGTGCCGCTGCGCCGCCCTCGGCATACCAGGAGTCGCCGACCGCCAGTTTGGCTCGGGCAATGAATTCGGAATCGGGATAAGTATTGATCAAGGTCTGCAACGTCAGCCGGGCCACATCGAAGCGGTTGTGCCGCATGGCCTCCATGGCTTTGTCGAACAGGACTTTATCGGGCTGCTTGGAGCCCACATTAGCCAGGGGGTTCACGGACTTCTTGTTGGTACAGGCTACGGTGAGCACGAGCAGCATGCTCAGGAACGCGATCGACGGGTTTCTACGTGACATTGGGAGAATCCTAGGGTCTTAAGGTTTCTAAGGTTTCAAGGTTCCACGAATCTCGTAATCCGAACGGTTCAAGGGTTAAACATCGAAACCTTTCAACCTTGAAACGTTGAAACCTTGCCGTTACTACACTTTCTGCATGGCCGCCTCGGTGGCGGCTTTCAAGAGTTGCTGCGCATTCTTGCTTGGATCGCCATTCCCGAACACCGCGTTGCCCGCGACCAGAATTTCTGCACCGGCGCGAACCACGTCGGCGACGGTGTCGAGTGAAACTCCGCCATCGACTTCAATGCGATAGTGGCAACCGCGCTCGCCGCGAATCTCCGCTAACCGCCGCATTTTGTGCAGCGTGGACGGAATGAACTTCTGCGCCCCGAAGCCCGGATTCACTGACATGACAAGCACATAGTCAACAATGTCGAGCACCTCCGACAGCATTTCAACCGGAGTCGCGGGATTAATCACGACGCCGGCCATGCAGTCGTGGCTCTTAATCAGGTGCAGCGTGCGGTTGAGATGGCGGCACGCTTCCTGATGTACTGAGATCCAGTCGGCGCCGGCCTCGGCGAATGCAGGGATGAACTCATCCGGGTTCTCGATCATGAGGTGGCAATCGAGAGGGAGCTTCGTAGCCTTGCGCAGCGACTTCACGACCGGAGGCCCCAGCGTAAGATTGGGGACGAAATGTCCATCCATGATATCGACGTGGATGACAGTTGCGCCACCCTCGCCGGCAGCGCGCACCTGCTCGCCCAGCCGGGCAAAATCAGCCGAAAGAATTGACGGTGCAAGGTCGATCAACCGAAGGCCTCAGAACCTGATTCTCAGAAGCGGGAGCGCGCGCTTGCAAGGATATCGCTGGTCCAAATTCTAACACGCGGAATGCTGTACTAGCTGTCGAATCGCGGGCGATGTAAGTGCTCCAGCCCGCGACACTGGCGAAGGCATTAGGGCTGGGTTCAGTTTTGCGGCGCTGGAGTGTCTGGAGCTTTAGTGGAAGATCCCTTTCGCATTTGAGCGACTTCCTGCTGCGCGCGCGCGTTCATCTTCTCAACACTTCTCTGCATGATCGGCATCATAGACTCCATAGCTTCTCCCATAATTGCCGGCATTTCCTGCAATACTTTTTGTCCGGTAGGCGCGGAATAGAAGGTGATGAGCGCGTCCATGTCGCCCTTAGTGAAGTGCTTTTGGTATGCGGGTACCATCGCCTGCATCATTTCATCGATGGGCAGCGCTTTGAACGTGTCGTCCATCGACTTGTTGATCCGTGCTTCGCAATCCGCAGGAAGCTTCTCTTTATCCTTGGCACACTGGTCGTGCGCCATCTGATGAATAGGCTTCGACATGGCCTCTAATATTTTCATCGTCATTTCATGTGAGTGAACAGCCTCGAAATATTTCTCGACGTCTTCCCTGGTAGCCGGAGAATCGGCTGCGGTTTGCGCCAGGCCAGTACAACTGACAGCACACAAAATAGCAGAGATTAGAAAGTACTTCATGGCGGTACCCCTTCAATTCGATCTAACGGTAGTGCATCGCCGCCCGTTAGTCCAGCGGTTTTACCGGGTCTGAGTGATTCCACGTGCTACTCTCGTGCGGCGTGTCTCCGATCACCCAACTCGCCCCCGCTGTTTGCAGCGTGACCGCGGTATTTCTCTGGGGTGCATCCGACTTTGCGGGAGGCTACGCCTCGCGCCGCGCCAACGCGTTCGTTCTCACCGCTTTCTCGCATGTTTGCGCGTGCGCTCTGATGTTCGGGATCGCATTCGCTGTGCATCCGGCATTTCCGCCGCCCGCCAGCATTCTTTGGGGGCTGGCGGCGGGAGGCATGGGAGGATTCGCTCTGGCTATTTTCTACCGCGCTCTCGCCTCGGGACAAATGGGGCTTACCGCGCCGATCGCGGCATTAATAGGCGCGGCCATCCCGACTATGGCCGACATCGCGATGGAGGGCGCGCCGAGTCGCTGGACCATTGCCGGATTCGCGCTCGCCATAGTTGCCATTTGGTTGATTGCGCGGCCCGAAGGGTCGAGCCAGAGCGACAACGCCAGCCACCCGAAGGGCGTGGCGATGGCGGCTCTCGCGGGCGTGGGATTCGCCGGATTTTATTTGTGTGTGCACCAGGCGACAGGTTCGCCGCTGTGGATTGCGGCGACCTCCCGCGTGGCCTCGTTCACGACCACGGCGGTCGCCGTGCTGGTCACGCGCGCCTCGTGGACGCTGGACCGTCCCCGTGCCCTGCTGGGCATGTTCGCCGGCTTTTTCGACATCTCGGCCAGCGCGCTTTTCATCTTCGCCAGCCAGCGCGGGAGGCTCGATGAGGCCGTCGTGATCACATCGCTCTATCCGGCCGTGACGGTGCTGTTGGCCCGCCTTGTCCTGAAAGAGCATTTCAGCCGCTGGAAATTCATCGGATTGCTGGCGGCACTGGCGGCGGTGCCGATGATTGCGGCGGGGTAGGCACGGATTTGCACGGATCTACACGAATAGATCGAAAACATTTCCCGCCAATTCCCTCTCCGTGAGAATCCGTGCAAATCCGTGGCCCGGTCCTGTTAGCATCGCAGCGTGGCGCTGCTGGAAGTTCGCAATCTGACAAAAGTCTTCCCGCATGGCGTGCGCGCGGTCGACGACGTTTCGCTCGATATTCATGCCGGAGAGACGCTGGGCCTGGTCGGAGAATCGGGTTCGGGCAAGAGCACGCTGGGACGGTTAATTCTGCGGCTGATTGAGCCTACGTCGGGGATGATTCGCCTCGGCGGACAAGATCTGCTCGCTGCGAGCCGCGGGGAAATGCGCGGCCTGCGCCGCGACTTGCAGATCATTTTTCAAGACCCTTTCGCTTCGCTCGACCCACGCTTTCGTGTCGAGGACATCGTTGCCGAGCCGCTTGTTATCCACGGTAACGGTCGGAAGAAGATGGACATACGGCCGCGGGTTGCAGAACTGCTGCGTGCCGTGGGCCTCGATGAATCTGCGCGCTCGCGTTATCCGCACGAGTTTTCCGGGGGACAGCGGCAGCGCATCGGCATCGCCCGCGCGCTGGCGCTGCGGCCGAAGTTCATCGTGTGCGACGAACCGGTCTCCGCGCTCGACGTGAGCGTGGGGGCGCAGATTGTCAACCTGTTGGCACAGTTGCAGCGCGATTTCGGGCTGACCTACCTGTTTATTTCGCACTCGATGCCGGTGGTGCGCTATCTCTCGACGCGCATCGCTGTGATGTATCAAGGAAAGATAGTAGAAGTCGGGGAAACCGACAGTATTACCAGGGCACCGACTCATGCCTATACCCGCAGTCTGTTGCAAGCTACGCCGCAACTTCTGGCATGATGGCTGCGGACTCGTCTTTATTTGGCTCTATTCATTTGCCTCCCGACTAAATTCGTACAACCAATTGGGCAGCGAATTGCTCTTAGATTTTTTGAGGCGAAAAAGGCATTGGCAAGCACAACTCAGACGACTTTCACGTTGGCTGCTCCACCGGTCGGCATTTCCTGCCGCAATCTGGCGGAATTATTTTTCGGCTTCAGTTTGATCATCGTCGTATTGTGGCTGCCCACGAGCGAACAACTGATTGCCGGTCCTTTAGTGCTGTTAGCGCCCTTGGCACTGGAGCTTTCGAAGCGGCCCAGTCTGGACCAACTCGGCCTGGGCTGGCGCGGATTCGTTTCTTCGTTATGGATTCTGCCGGCCGCGGTAGGAGTGACGGTACTAGGCATAGTCCTCGCTCAGACCGCCGGAACCTTCCATGCTCTCTACAAAGGTGACCTCGCCCACGTTGGCGGCTACGTCCTCTGGACGATTTATCAGCAATTTCTAATGCAGGATTTCTTCATGCCACGCCTGACGCGTGTTCTCGCGACCGACACCGCGATTGCCGTGGCAGCCGTGCTGTTCGCAGCGGCGCATTTGCCGAATCTTCCGCTTACTGCCGCGACACTGG from Candidatus Sulfotelmatobacter sp. includes these protein-coding regions:
- the bamD gene encoding outer membrane protein assembly factor BamD; its protein translation is MSRRNPSIAFLSMLLVLTVACTNKKSVNPLANVGSKQPDKVLFDKAMEAMRHNRFDVARLTLQTLINTYPDSEFIARAKLAVGDSWYAEGGAAALAQAEQEYNDFQIFFPNMPEAAEAQLKIANIHYQQMEKADRDYTNAKRAEDEYRKLILQYPDNKLVPEAKQRLLEVQEVLAEREFEIGRFYNLRESYPASIARLQSLVEKYPLYSRADEALFLLGQDYEGQITRLRNAPACDAHGLPRGCAGEKVKGAYIQEFTEKAATNYKTILTRYPLMDRSDDARKRLAALHQPIPRPTKAAVAQNRKEIESRSESTKIQMLMGLVKKGPDVSAASKTGEPSLADPEPVAANTLIKDETQGAAHLMGMPEKGSVGVDIINPNGGATAPPSDTAAPNTTPFGTAGTTAPPATPDPNELKPNVPADPNELKPTDSASDQALPPPPQVNEIQQGQASSSSTATASADNSAPASDEDLSTSKKKKKKGLKKLVPF
- the rpe gene encoding ribulose-phosphate 3-epimerase → MIDLAPSILSADFARLGEQVRAAGEGGATVIHVDIMDGHFVPNLTLGPPVVKSLRKATKLPLDCHLMIENPDEFIPAFAEAGADWISVHQEACRHLNRTLHLIKSHDCMAGVVINPATPVEMLSEVLDIVDYVLVMSVNPGFGAQKFIPSTLHKMRRLAEIRGERGCHYRIEVDGGVSLDTVADVVRAGAEILVAGNAVFGNGDPSKNAQQLLKAATEAAMQKV
- a CDS encoding DUF2059 domain-containing protein codes for the protein MKYFLISAILCAVSCTGLAQTAADSPATREDVEKYFEAVHSHEMTMKILEAMSKPIHQMAHDQCAKDKEKLPADCEARINKSMDDTFKALPIDEMMQAMVPAYQKHFTKGDMDALITFYSAPTGQKVLQEMPAIMGEAMESMMPIMQRSVEKMNARAQQEVAQMRKGSSTKAPDTPAPQN
- a CDS encoding EamA family transporter, whose product is MSPITQLAPAVCSVTAVFLWGASDFAGGYASRRANAFVLTAFSHVCACALMFGIAFAVHPAFPPPASILWGLAAGGMGGFALAIFYRALASGQMGLTAPIAALIGAAIPTMADIAMEGAPSRWTIAGFALAIVAIWLIARPEGSSQSDNASHPKGVAMAALAGVGFAGFYLCVHQATGSPLWIAATSRVASFTTTAVAVLVTRASWTLDRPRALLGMFAGFFDISASALFIFASQRGRLDEAVVITSLYPAVTVLLARLVLKEHFSRWKFIGLLAALAAVPMIAAG
- a CDS encoding ATP-binding cassette domain-containing protein produces the protein MALLEVRNLTKVFPHGVRAVDDVSLDIHAGETLGLVGESGSGKSTLGRLILRLIEPTSGMIRLGGQDLLAASRGEMRGLRRDLQIIFQDPFASLDPRFRVEDIVAEPLVIHGNGRKKMDIRPRVAELLRAVGLDESARSRYPHEFSGGQRQRIGIARALALRPKFIVCDEPVSALDVSVGAQIVNLLAQLQRDFGLTYLFISHSMPVVRYLSTRIAVMYQGKIVEVGETDSITRAPTHAYTRSLLQATPQLLA
- a CDS encoding CPBP family glutamic-type intramembrane protease; translated protein: MASTTQTTFTLAAPPVGISCRNLAELFFGFSLIIVVLWLPTSEQLIAGPLVLLAPLALELSKRPSLDQLGLGWRGFVSSLWILPAAVGVTVLGIVLAQTAGTFHALYKGDLAHVGGYVLWTIYQQFLMQDFFMPRLTRVLATDTAIAVAAVLFAAAHLPNLPLTAATLVWGVTSCALFRRYRSLYVLGLAQGLLGLCFAVCIPDALHHHMRVGLGFLNYHPIPK